Proteins encoded in a region of the Populus alba chromosome 13, ASM523922v2, whole genome shotgun sequence genome:
- the LOC118060754 gene encoding small ribosomal subunit protein eS21y, whose product MQNEEGQNMDLYIPRKCSATNRLITSKDHASVQINIGHLDASGHYTGQFTTFALCGFVRAQGDADSAVDRLWQKKKTELRQQ is encoded by the exons ATGCAGAACGAAGAGGGACAAAACATGGATCTTTACATCCCTAGGAAATG CTCCGCCACAAACAGGCTTATCACCTCTAAAGACCATGCGTCTGTTCAGATTAATATTGGTCATTTGGATGCCAGTGGTCATTACACTGGCCAGTTCACCACTTTTGCGCTATGTGGCTTCGTCCGTGCCCAG GGTGATGCTGACAGTGCTGTGGACAGGCTTTGGCAAAAGAAGAAGACTGAACTCCGCCAGCAGTAA
- the LOC118060755 gene encoding heavy metal-associated isoprenylated plant protein 35: protein MATEPKTDAKTEAKQEAKTEAKEVVVEGNTEPSLKYKTWVLKVSVHCEGCKRKVKKILDSIDGVFTTDVDLRLQKATVVGDVDADTLIKKLIKKTGKHAELWPEKADNNQKAAVKKGKAKNKDKEKEKEKERDQESSNEEGGDGENKKEVKVKAEVVKMQDPSPKNSENGGPSKNSEGGGHVVIGKASEGGAVQVKEKKVNEVNAKQPVTSPSGVQSPVADKKVGGESEVVAEKIGGGGSVDGSSGAKKKKKKAPKENNSNNNNGDEGEHSGHAPAGTGSPGQGHVQVQIPPRANHIPPRHDHVYNYPKTHYAPPVYAVSNNVAYPSTSYGASYHAPQYSYAYMHPGTHPGTISVPPPHDFHPYYSSQTSDSFEPPPPDFHPYYSSQTSDSFEFLSDENPNACSIM from the exons ATGGCAACAGAACCAAAGACAGACGCCAAAACAGAAGCTAAACAAGAGGCCAAAACAGAGGCTAAAGAAGTGGTAGTAGAAGGAAACACAGAACCATCTCTCAAGTACAAG acGTGGGTGTTGAAAGTCTCGGTTCATTGTGAGGGTTGCAAGAGGAAAGTCAAGAAGATCCTGGATAGCATAGATG GTGTGTTCACCACAGATGTTGATCTAAGACTACAGAAGGCCACAGTAGTAGGGGATGTTGATGCAGATACTTTAATCAAGAAACTGATAAAAAAGACAGGGAAACATGCAGAGCTGTGGCCTGAAAAAGCTGATAATAATCAGAAAGCAGCAGTGAAGAAAggcaaagcaaaaaacaaagacaaggaaaaagagaaagagaaagaaagagaccaAGAGAGCAGCAATGAAGAAGGTGGTGATggagaaaataagaaagaagTTAAAGTCAAGGCCGAAGTAGTAAAAATGCAAGACCCTTCTCCTAAAAACAGTGAAAATGGCGGTCCTAGTAAAAATAGTGAAGGTGGCGGTCATGTGGTTATTGGCAAAGCAAGTGAAGGTGGTGCTGTTCAAGTCAAGGAAAAAAAGGTTAATGAGGTTAATGCTAAGCAACCTGTCACCTCACCGTCCGGTGTCCAGTCACCGGTGGCTGACAAGAAAGTTGGTGGTGAAAGTGAGGTTGTAGCTGAGAAAATTGGTGGGGGCGGCAGTGTAGATGGTAGCAGTGGtgctaaaaagaagaagaagaaggcacCCAAAGAGAATAACAGCAATAATAACAATGGTGATGAGGGTGAACATTCTGGTCATGCACCCGCAGGTACTGGATCACCAGGTCAAGGGCATGTTCAAGTCCAAATCCCACCCCGAGCAAATCACATCCCTCCACGTCACGATCATGTGTATAACTACCCAAAAACTCACTATGCACCCCCAGTGTATGCTGTGAGTAACAATGTTGCATACCCTAGTACAAGTTACGGTGCCTCATACCATGCCCCACAGTATTCCTATGCGTATATGCATCCCGGCACCCATCCGGGTACCATTAGTGTACCCCCGCCACATGATTTCCATCCGTACTACTCCTCGCAGACGTCTGATTCGTTTGAGCCTCCGCCACCTGATTTCCATCCGTACTACTCCTCACAGACGTCTGATTCGTTTGAGTTTCTGAGCGACGAAAACCCTAACGCGTGCTCAATCATGTGA
- the LOC118060752 gene encoding rapid alkalinization factor, protein MARLSSFFLISATVLILMVMGLPSTVQGNGDHHHHLGWIPTTTTTRSSICDKGSLAECMAEEDGEEFGMDTEINRRILATSRYVSYGALQKNNVPCSRRGASYYNCKNGAQANPYTRGCSSITRCRG, encoded by the coding sequence ATGGCAAGGCTgagttcttttttcttgatctcCGCGACCGTCTTGATCTTGATGGTGATGGGCTTGCCATCCACCGTTCAAGGAAATGgggaccaccaccaccacctggGGTGGATTCCGACCACCACAACCACCAGATCATCAATCTGCGACAAAGGGTCTTTAGCAGAGTGCATGGCTGAGGAGGATGGGGAAGAGTTTGGGATGGACACGGAGATCAACAGGCGCATTTTAGCAACTAGCAGGTACGTCAGCTACGGTGCGCTTCAGAAGAACAATGTTCCTTGCTCCAGGCGTGGCGCTTCTTACTATAATTGCAAGAATGGTGCTCAGGCTAATCCTTATACTCGTGGATGCAGTAGCATTACAAGGTGCCGgggttga
- the LOC118060753 gene encoding uncharacterized protein produces the protein MELSLSGNALKTFARSITCLSRIGNELAIQASPSQLSLHTLHSSRSAYQCITFKASFFDVYTVSGTEVKFSVLLKAICSVLRTPIAGVDHLSVHLPDPDASKVKWTLECFNGMRKSYWITCNVEPDIQHLSLDRRRYPSSLVVRPHDLNRLLANFQSSLQEITIIATERASMASDTENEIGGKAVELRSYIDPTKDNDSSLHTQLWIDPAEEFVHYTHSGDPVDVTFGVKELKAFLSFCEGCEVDIHLYLEKAGEPILMAPKFGLDDGSSSNFDATLVLATMLISQLHEGNPPEPPQATEHGQAADGTGSQGQQERCGLNVSEHPSDHTRIWSELSGSAARSGSGGGTEARQAPGERDLNVNEQREIQRISTMHISKDTSARENLAVNPSLGHPVQKDHAKEAQERSETNAHSFSQRHPSNWVDADEDEDEDEDGGGGGDDVDGNELCVQSTPPYCEEQ, from the exons ATGGAGTTGAGTCTCAGCGGAAACGCGCTGAAAACCTTCGCTCGCTCCATCACGTGCCTCTCACGTATCGGCAACGAGCTTGCTATCCAAGCTTCTCCTTCTCAG CTTTCGCTCCACACGCTACATTCATCACGATCTGCGTACCAGTGTATTACATTTAAGGCGAGTTTCTTTGATGTGTATACAGTTTCCGGTACCGAAGTCAAATTCAGTGTGCTTCTGAAG GCGATTTGTTCGGTTCTTAGGACGCCAATTGCAGGTGTTGATCATCTGAGCGTGCATTTGCCTGATCCGGATGCTTCTAAAGTGAAATGGACTTTGGAATGCTTCAATG GTATGAGAAAATCCTATTGGATTACTTGCAATGTTGAGCCGGACATACAACATCTGTCTCTTGACAGGAGAAGATATCCAAGCAGCTTAGTTGTGAGACCTCATGATCTTAACAGACTGCTTGCCAATTTTCAGTCATCACTCCAGGAGATCACCATCATTGCAACAGAACGTGCATCCATGGCTTCCGACACTGAAAATGAAATAGGAGGAAAAGCAGTTGAACTTAGAAGTTACATAGACCCAACCAAGG ACAACGACTCTTCACTGCACACTCAGCTGTGGATAGATCCAGCTGAAGAATTTGTCCATTATACTCACAGTGGAGACCCTGTGGATGTGACATTTGGTGTGAAGGAACTGAAG gcatttctttctttctgcgaGGGTTGTGAAGTTGATATTCATTTATATCTTGAAAAGGCTGGAGA GCCTATTTTAATGGCACCAAAATTTGGTCTGGATGATGGATCCAGCTCAAACTTTGATGCTACTCTTGTACTTGCAACCATGCTTATATCACAGCTCCATGAAGGAAATCCACCAGAACCTCCACAAGCCACAGAACATGGTCAGGCCGCAGATGGGACAGGGTCTCAAGGACAACAAGAGAGATGTGGACTGAATGTATCTGAACATCCATCTGATCACACCAGAATTTGGTCTGAACTTTCAG GAAGTGCAGCAAGAagtggtagtggtggtggtaCTGAAGCAAGGCAGGCTCCAGGAGAGAGAGACTTGAATGTTAATGAACAGAGGGAAATCCAAAGGATCAGCACAATGCATATATCCAAAGACACATCTGCTAGAGAAAATCTTGCTGTGAATCCTAGTCT CGGCCATCCTGTGCAAAAAGATCATGCAAAAGAAGCCCAAG AGAGATCAGAAACGAATGCCCATAGTTTTTCACAACGTCATCCTAGTAACTGGGTGGACGCtgatgaggatgaggatgaggatgaggatggtggtggtggtggtgatgatgtAGATGGAAATGAATTGTGTGTTCAGTCAACACCACCTTACTGCGAAGAACAGTAG